The sequence below is a genomic window from Pseudomonadota bacterium.
ATGGATTGCGTCCGACCCACCAGCCATCCCTACGCCTTGACACTTAGCGGTTTTGGGTCGGCTCAATCCTGATTGGTCAGGCGCAAACATTGCATTTTCCTTACTTCAGAATGTCGAAAACACGACAGCAAATGATCATTCACCAAGCCTACGGCCTGCATATAGGCGTACATAATGGTTGATCCGACAAAGGACATGCCCCTTTTTTTGAGGTCTTTGAAAAGGACGTCACTATCAGTTGTTTTGGCTGGAATATCAGCTATCGTCTCACGACCGCCATCCATCGGTTTTCCGCCGACAAACTGCCAAATATACTCATCAAAGCTGCCGAATTCTTTCTGAATTTCAAGAAATGCAAGCGCGTTCTTTCTCGCCGCAAACACCTTAAGACGATTGCGAATAATCGCGGGATTTTTCAACTGTTCTGCGAGTTCATCGTCGGTCATTAACGAAACTTTTTGGGGATCAAATCCCTTAAAGGCTTTACGATAGCCCTCCCTTTTACGTAACACCGTTTCCCAGCTCAATCCGGCCTGCGCGCCTTCCAAGATCAACATCTCAAAATGCTTGCGATCATCATGTACCGGCACGCCCCATTCTTCATCATGATATGCAATTGCCAAAATGGTTGCGTTCGCCCAATCACATCGCTTCATACTGATAGGCCCTATCCTTCGTCTTGTAAACGCCTAACAAACCGCACCTGCGGTACGGCCTGATTTGCAGTTAAAAAAGAATCAAGCTGCTCTGGTTTTACCTTCGTGGCCAGTACTCTTTGAAATTTTCTTTATTGGTAGCCGGAATCTTTTCCAGCAGGTAACGCATATATTTGTAGGAATCGAGTTGGTTTAATTTAGCCGTCTCGACGAGAGAGTATAATGCGGCGCTGGCGTGAGCGCCGCCGGGAGAGCCGGAAAACAGCCAGTTTTTACGGCCGACAACAAAAGGCCTGATGGAGTTTTCAGCCAGGTTGTTATCCGAGCGAAGACGGCCATCCTCAATATAGACGATAAGCCGTTTCGAACTTGTCGCTGAACACATTGAACCTATTCTAGACCACTTCCGTGATATACTTTTTTTTCAGCAGCCGCCAGAAAACCACGGCAAAGGCGGTCAGCGGAATCGCCAGCATCATGCCCATGATCCCGCCAAGAGCCACCCCCCAGAAAAAAACCGCAAAGATAATCAGGGCGGGATGCAGACCGGTGCGGTCGCCCATGATTCTCGGGGTAAGAAAATAGCCCTCGATAACCTGCACCACAACGAACACGACCAACACCAGCAACAGTCGCACCAGGCTGCCCCCGACACCGAAATACGCCAGCGGCAGAGCCACACCGAGCCCGGCAATACTACCCAGGTAGGGAATGATATTGAGCAGACCGAGCCCCATGCCGATCATCACTCCATAGGGCAGGCCGACCAGAACAAAGCCAATCGCGAACAACCCCCCCTGAGCCAGGGCGATAATGAT
It includes:
- a CDS encoding DNA-3-methyladenine glycosylase I, with the protein product MKRCDWANATILAIAYHDEEWGVPVHDDRKHFEMLILEGAQAGLSWETVLRKREGYRKAFKGFDPQKVSLMTDDELAEQLKNPAIIRNRLKVFAARKNALAFLEIQKEFGSFDEYIWQFVGGKPMDGGRETIADIPAKTTDSDVLFKDLKKRGMSFVGSTIMYAYMQAVGLVNDHLLSCFRHSEVRKMQCLRLTNQD